One Arthrobacter sp. B3I4 genomic window, AGCTGGGCCCGGACGTCCGCGGGTCGATTCGTGGTGATTTCCTGGATACCGAGTTCCCGGCAGAGGGCGACATCTTCCGGCCGGTCAACCGTCCAGACCCGGAATGTGCGGCCCGAATCGAGCCAGCGGCGTACGGTGCGGGCGTGCCTCCGGACGTAATCCATGCCGGGGCCGGCCAGCCCCACTTCGCAGTCGTCCAGCAGCCGCTCCCCCTCGGTTTGCGCGGCCTTCATGATGTTGGCCAAGGCCCCGCCGGCGACGGGACCCACGCCCAGTTCCTCGCGGATTTCGTCTACCTCCACATCGTCCACGAGCTGGCAGAGGGCCGCCGCGGGGACCGTCCGAAGCAGGTGCTTGACCGCGTCGGGGCTGAAACTCATGAAAGAGATCCGGATATTGTCCAGCATCGAGGTGCTCCGGTCCCAGCCCTCGGCCTCGAGAACCGCCAGCACCCGGTCTTCCAGCCGAAGCTGGAACGGGCTGGGGTGCTTCAACTCGATGGCCAGCCCGATCTCCCGGCCGGCCAGGCGCAGGAGGTCCAGCAGCTCCGGAAGCGTCAGGAACTGCTTCGAAGGCGGCCCGTACGCCTCGGGGATGCGGACGCCCTTCCAGGAGCAAAAGTCCAGTTGCCGCAGTTCTTCCAGGGTGTGGTCAGCAACGGGGCCGGTACCGTTGGACGTGCGGTCAAGGTTGGCGTCGTGGATCAGCACCGCGTGCTGGTCGCGGGTCAGGTGCACGTCGCATTCCACGCCGTCGGCGCCGTCGGCGATGGCCTGCAGATAAGCGGCACGGGTGTGCTCGGCGAACGCTGCGCTGGCGCCCCGGTGCGCGTAGACCAGCGGGCGGGCGGCGGCGGACTCCTGAATGCTCATGCTGACACGTTA contains:
- a CDS encoding glycerophosphodiester phosphodiesterase family protein translates to MSIQESAAARPLVYAHRGASAAFAEHTRAAYLQAIADGADGVECDVHLTRDQHAVLIHDANLDRTSNGTGPVADHTLEELRQLDFCSWKGVRIPEAYGPPSKQFLTLPELLDLLRLAGREIGLAIELKHPSPFQLRLEDRVLAVLEAEGWDRSTSMLDNIRISFMSFSPDAVKHLLRTVPAAALCQLVDDVEVDEIREELGVGPVAGGALANIMKAAQTEGERLLDDCEVGLAGPGMDYVRRHARTVRRWLDSGRTFRVWTVDRPEDVALCRELGIQEITTNRPADVRAQLLAPL